In Leptodactylus fuscus isolate aLepFus1 chromosome 2, aLepFus1.hap2, whole genome shotgun sequence, one genomic interval encodes:
- the SUPT4H1 gene encoding transcription elongation factor SPT4: MALETVPKDLRHLRACLLCSLVKTIDQFEYDGCDNCDAYLQMKGNREMVYDCTSSSFDGIVAMMSPDDSWVSKWQRITNFKPGVYAVSVTGRLPQGIVRELKSRGVVYKSRDTAIKT, translated from the exons ATGGCGTTGGAAACCGTACCGAAAGATTTGAGGCACCTGAGAGCGTGTTTACTGTGTTCCTTGGTAAAG ACCATTGACCAGTTTGAATACGATGGATGTGATAACTGTGATGCCTACTTACAGATGAAGGGCAATAGGGAGATGGTATATGATTGCACAAGCTCTTCTTTTGACGG GATTGTTGCAATGATGAGTCCTGATGACAGCTGGGTATCCAAGTGGCAGAGAATAA CTAACTTCAAACCTGGGGTGTATGCCGTATCTGTCACGGGGCGACTACCGCAAG GTATTGTACGTGAGCTGAAGAGCCGTGGCGTGGTTTACAAATCCAGAGACACTGCCATCAAGACGTGA